ACCACATCGACCATAAGACTGCCCGGTCAATCTGTGACGAGGTGGGTGACAGGTTGCAACAAGACTTAGCTCTCGAAGTCTCACCGCTGCCGCCCTACCTCGCACGTCTAGTGGATGAATTGCGTAACCAGGAGCGTCATCTAATTGATGGCGTCGAAAACTGGCGCTACCGCTGACTGTTTCTTCCCCATGCGGCGATAGTCGCGGCCATGTGAGTGCGTAAAGAAAAGCCGTCTCTCAGCCCGGCGCCGGCTTGTTTCTACTAACATCGTCGCTGAGTACGGTTCTTGGTTGCGCGGGCAAATCTGTTCGTAAGACCGATTGATTGCTTCGGTGCATGAGTCTCTTCCTGGCCTTAGCGGTCGTCGGTCTTCGACGCCGTGATGTCTGCTTGCAGAGGTGGAACAGACTCGTGCTGAAACGCCCTCGGCCGCCTTGCGTGAACATGCAGCTAATTCGGGACACTTTATCACACCGCGTTCTCTTGCCGTTAATGCGGTTGTATGTGAGAACGCGCCCGGGAACTCCGACGGGCGAATTAGCGTTCGTCATTGATCGAGGTAGGTAAACTGCCCGCCGTTGGCCCCACCTGACGGCGGGCTTTTTGTGAGTTGCGTAGTGGCAAGGCGTACCAAAGCACCGGTCAAACAGCCGGAAGCCCGTCCGATGCCGGGGTTTATTGCACCCCAGCTCGCGACCCTGAAAGTAAAAGCGCCTTCGGGTGCGCAGTGGATTCACGAAGTCAAATACGACGGCTATCGCATTCAGCTCCGCATCGGATCGCGATGCTTGATGAAAAGATCAAGAGCCGTGCCGAGCTGATGTCTGGCAACGTTTAGCTTCGAAAGCGCCTCGCCCGGCCGACCCTCAACTGGTGGGGCAAATAGCCTCATGGCCACCACAGCGATGGCGCCTCTTTCTGCTATGGGCGCTAATTTCCTCATAAAAAAGATGCTTAGGCCGCAGCCATGGAAGGTGATCCGGCTGAATTGTGCGAGGAACGTTCAGCTGGAGACTGAGTTTCAAGCGAACTTCAACAGGAGACTGCAACATGAAGATTGCAAGGATTGCCTTGGCTGCGGCACTGGTGTTCGGCTCGATCGCGGCGGCGTCCGCTCAAGGCGGAGGCGGTGCGGGTGGTGGCGCTGGCGGCGGAGCGGGTGCGGGAGCTGGCGCGGGCGGAGGCTCCGGCTCCGGCGGAGGTGGCGGCGATTCTCCGGCGGCTACCACCGGCCAGGGCGCCTCGAGCAACCCAACGTCCGCGAACCCCTCGGCGACGATGAACGACACCAAGTCGAAAGGGCGTGACACTAAGAAGTAAGAACAGCCCGCCGGAGAACCTGCGCCGGCGGGCTTTTTCCGGAGATGGCATATGCATCGTGGGGATCAACAGATGACCAAGGATGAACCGCTAAGGGCGGACGATTTCCCCATCCAGACTGACGAAGAAAAGCTCAAAACGCGTGGCGGCCGGCCGATCGCCTCCACGGAGTCGAAGGAGCTGGCTGAACAAGTCGCGGAGCGGCTCAACGAACACGCTTACCAAGAAGAACAGGATCGCTGGTCGGCATAGTGTAGCGGAACTATAGCGCGGGGTCACTTTGGCGTGGTGAGCACCTCACCGTAACCTTCCGCTTACTCCTCCAGAGTCATAATCAATCTCACGGACGCAACGCCGCTTCGCCGACGGCACCCACCGCGCAATCCCGCGCACTTCCTCTCACCCCGTCGGCGAGCAATGTCATCAACGCCCTACAACCGTCAGACTTCTTTTGCGCTTCAGAGCGCCGAGAATCCCAAAGATCAGATTCCTGGAAATCTCTTCGACGGCGAGTTCAACGCCGTCAAGCTGGCGATGGACGACACCCAGCAGAACCTGGCCAAGATTCAGGACGACGACGGTGCGCTGAAGCGCGGCTCGGTCGGTAAGGCACAATTCGACAGCAGCGTTTCGATCGGCTTCGCGGCGCCGGCGCAGTGGGAGAGCGGAGTTCTCTACACCGCGAACGTCAACACCGTTTTCTACAACTCGATCTTCTACATCGCGAACACGACGCACACGTCTGGCGTCAGCTTCGACGCGAGCAAGTGGGACGAGATCGCCGATTTCACCGCCGCGGCCGCCATTTCCGACGGATCGATCACCTCGGTGAAATTGGCCGACGGCGCGGTGGGCCGGAAACAAGCTGGCCGATGGCGTCGTGGCGAATTCGAAGCTGGCCACCGGGTCCGTGACGACCAATAAGCTCGCTGATCAGAACGTCACGACTGCCAAGGTGGCCGACGCGGCGATCACTTTCGCTAAGCTTGGGTCCGATGCGAACCAAGTTATTCCGGCCGGCCTCGGTCCGGTACGGTGGTCGGGGGCGACGCTTCCGTTGGGATGGGATTGGGCTGATGGTGGCGTCTTGCTGTCAGACACTCCGTACCCAACGCTGCGCGCTCGATACATTGCTGACGGATTTCCCTTCGGTCAGTACGGCTCTGGCAACCCCAAGAAACCAGATGCGCGTGGGGCTGTTATTGCGGGAGTCGATGGCGGCGCTGGTAGGCTCACCTCCGCAACCATTCTTGGTGGTGCACTGCTCGGTAAGCGCGGTGGCGCGGAAACAGTACCGTTGAGTCTCGCTCAGCTGCCAACCGGTATTACGTCGAACGGGTCAAATGCCATTTCGGTGACGACCAACCGGAGTGATCTCGATCTCGGCTTGACACCCTCGTCGACCGGCGGCGGTCAGTTCGGCTTCAATTCTGCATCGGGGTCAGGAGCGGTTACGTCCACCGGCTCGAATTCAATCAGCGTGACATCAAACAACACTGGCGGTCAAGCCCACAACAACGTGCAACCGACGTTGGTGTGCAACATGATTATCAAGGCGCACTGAGGATGCCACAGCTCATTGAATTCGAAGGGCGTCCCCACGAGTTTCCTGATGACTTCACACAAGCAGACATCCAGCGCGCGTTGAGCTCGCTTTCGCGCGCACCGTTATTGCGAGACATGTCGTCTTCTGATCGTCACTTACCGATGCTGAGTGACAGAGGCTCTGTGCCGGCGCCGCAGCCGATTCCGCCGCTTCCGCCTGGCTACTCACTCGACCCGCCCGCCGCGCTGCCGCCACTCCCGCCTGGCTTCACGCTCGATCGCAAACCAACGCTCGTGCCGGTCGACCACGATCCCTGGGCTCAGTTTCCCGATGCAAAGCCGCCATTCGATCCGACTCAGCCCTTTCAGGTGGTCGGCGAAAAGCCGAAGTTCGATCCAGCGCAACCGTTTGAGGCGGTACCTCCGGCGGCAAACGCCCGGCCCAATCCATTCGATCGGTTCGATACGCCCCAGCTGGCCCAACCGAGACTCGTCCCCGTGGATCGTGATCCGTTCGCTGCGCAGCCACCGCGCACAGGGATGTTTGACGATCTAATCCCGCCGGCCCCCGCAGCGCCCGCGCTCGGCGCGACGAACGCCGCGGCCAACGGCCGTCTCTATGTCACGCCCGAGCCGCCCAAGCCGGTTGAGCGCCCCGCGTCGATCCTGCCGAGCAGCGTCGGCGGCGCGGTGCGCGACTTTACAGTCGGTGCCCAAGGCGTCGGCAAGGGCCTCACCGATATCGTCACCGGACCGTTCGATCTCGCGGCCGGCGCGCAGAACCTTGTTACCGGCGGCATCAACAAGCTGTTCGGGACGAACATCGCGCCCGCGATCCCCGCGTCCAAGCTGGTCGAGAAGGCCACTTCGGTGCTGCCCGGCATCGATCCGGCCACGATGTCGCCCAGCGAGAAGCTCGCCTACGACGTCGACCGGTTCGGCGCCCAGCTGCGTCGCACGTGTGTCAAAAGTCACGCGCGAAAAGGCGAGGCCGGCGGGCTCGCGAAAGAAGCGCCGTGCAGCCTGATCTTCCGGCCCCTCGAGGTGGAGAGAGCGCTCTCATTGCCGCATGACAGGAACTCGGGCGTTCCAGCTCGTTTGTCTTCAAAAGGGAGGATGTCATGGCTGGTCTAAGCGAAGAAGAAATCCGCGTTCGGGCGTACCATCTTTGGACACAGGCCGGAGAGCCCGCGGGACAGATGGATACATTTTGGTACGAGGCCGAGAAGCAGCTTCTTGCCGAACGCAGGGAGTTGGGCGAGGTGCCCCTGGAATGACGGACAATCTGCCGGTCTGAGCGGTCACAAAGCTTCGGTACAGATCGTGCTTACCTCCAGCCTGCCGAGATTTTGCAAGATACCCTCTCGGGGCTGGAAAGCCGCCGCCTGCGGTCATTTAAGCGGGCGGCGTTTTTGCGTGGACCTTGACTCTGAGTTCTTGTTTCGTTCTATTGGGCAAAATCCCAGGTTAGACCATGCCCACACTCGAATTCATCCGCTCGGAGATCGAGCGCATGCGCGCGCAGATCAGCCGTCAGCGTAAGGAAATTCTCCAGCTCCAGCGGGCCGGGATAGGAACGGCATCGGCCGAAGCCCTCCTTGCGCGGATGCAAGCGAAGGTGGATGAACTCTGTGCCCAACGGGATGAGAAGAAGAAGGCTGAACTGCGCGAGATCAAGCCGCGGGTACTCGGGGGGCGGAAATGGTGAGGGTTCACCCGCAGTATTTCTCGGACTGGGAAAACCCACCCGAATACATCAAGGCATTGGAGCTTGTTCGAAGGCTCGGTACCCGTGAGGGCTGGTGTCGCGACCACGTCCTCGCCATCCAGGTCGCGATCGATCAATACGCCGAGGCCGCGCTGGGCAACCGTGAGTTCTTCCTCAACAAGCCGTACGGCATCGGGCCTCGGAGCCAGACTGATATTCCGTGATTACTTTCTTCTCGGCCTGACCGTGGATTGTGCCGCTTTTCGGTCCGATGTAGATGCCGGTACGCATGCACTACTTTTAAAGTAAGCATCCGGTGAGGACCGCGTAGCGGTCACTCAGGCAGCCTGATTGGTATGCTTGTTCCGGTCGCGCCAATTCCAGGGCAGAAGTTCGTCGAGCCGTTGGACCGGATGTGCAGCGATGCGCGCCAGGACATCGGCGAGCCAGGCTTGTGGATCCACATCGTTCATTTTGGCTGTGACGATCAGGCTGTACATCATCGCGGCACGGTCGCCGCCGCGGTCGGAGCCACAGAACAGCCAAGACTTCCGCCCCAGGGCGATGCCGCGCAGGGCTCGTTCGGCGGCGTTGTTCGACAGGCAGATCCGGCCATCTTTGAGGAAGCGGGTGAACGCGCTCCAGCGCTTGAGCATGTAGTCCATTGCCTTGGCGACATCGTTGCGCCGTGAGAGCTTGGCGCGTTGCTCACGCATCCAGGTTTGCAAATCAGCGACCAGTGGGGCGCTGAGCTCCTGGCGTACGGCCCGGCGCCCCTGGGGCGTCTCGCCGTTGATGCCGCGCTCGATCTCGAACAGGGCATCGATCCGGCGCACTGCTTCCAGCGCCAGAGGCGAGATCACCGCCGGCTTTTTGCCCTGCACTTTGCGGCGCGCATTCTCTGCCAGATCAGCCATCACGAAGAACGGCCGTCGGGCATGGACCCAGCACGCGGCTTCCAGGATCGGACCTGCGTTGCGGCCCGCCTCGTAAAGCTTGCCGTAGCCACCATAGGCATCGGCCTGGAAGATGCCGCTATAGCCGGCCAGATGGGCCTGGGGATGCTCGCCGGCGCGATCGCGTGAGTAATAAAACACTGCCCCCGGCGGGGCCTGCCCACCAAAAGGCTTGTCGTCGCGCACATAGACCCAGATGCGGCCGGTGTCGGTCTTGCCTTTGGCCAGGACTGGCACCGTCGTGTCATCCCCGTGCAATCGCTCGGCCCTCAGCACATGGGCCTCGAGGCGCCGGAACAAGGGCGTCAGCGCAACTGTGCAGCCACCAACCTGGTCCGCGAGGGTCGACAGACTGATCGGCACGCCTTCCTTGGCATAGCGTTCGGCCTGCCGGTTCAGCGGCTGGTGCTGGCCGAACTTCTCGAACAGTACCATCGCCAGCAAGCTGGGGCCGGCCCAACCACGGGCGATGACGTGGAAGGGCGCGGGGGCCTGGCTGATCTTCTCGCAATCACGGCAGCTGAACTTTTCCCGGACGTGCTGGATCACCTTCCAGGATTTCGGGATCACCTCCAGCGTCTCGGTGATG
This is a stretch of genomic DNA from Bradyrhizobium sp. CB2312. It encodes these proteins:
- a CDS encoding IS66 family transposase, which gives rise to MGDGPENLPEDIKALQAALLATRAELASVRAQQSDDQALNVHLKLQIQKLNRDRHGPRSERTARLLDQLELTLEELEASATEDELAAEMAAAKTTKVASFTRKRPSRQPFPDHLSRERVLVPGPTSCICCGGLRLSKLGEDITETLEVIPKSWKVIQHVREKFSCRDCEKISQAPAPFHVIARGWAGPSLLAMVLFEKFGQHQPLNRQAERYAKEGVPISLSTLADQVGGCTVALTPLFRRLEAHVLRAERLHGDDTTVPVLAKGKTDTGRIWVYVRDDKPFGGQAPPGAVFYYSRDRAGEHPQAHLAGYSGIFQADAYGGYGKLYEAGRNAGPILEAACWVHARRPFFVMADLAENARRKVQGKKPAVISPLALEAVRRIDALFEIERGINGETPQGRRAVRQELSAPLVADLQTWMREQRAKLSRRNDVAKAMDYMLKRWSAFTRFLKDGRICLSNNAAERALRGIALGRKSWLFCGSDRGGDRAAMMYSLIVTAKMNDVDPQAWLADVLARIAAHPVQRLDELLPWNWRDRNKHTNQAA